A section of the Phaseolus vulgaris cultivar G19833 chromosome 8, P. vulgaris v2.0, whole genome shotgun sequence genome encodes:
- the LOC137823970 gene encoding 2-oxoglutarate-dependent dioxygenase 19-like — protein sequence MFSVKELVESSTTMSVPSNYVCHKTPEDSMLYYETENIPTIDFHQLTSSNPNERSKAIQQLGDACRDWGFFMVINHGVSETLREKVLREGQSFFDLSKEEKMEFAGEKILDPIRYGTSFNVMVDKALFWRDYLKCLVHPHFNAPSKPPALRETVEEYMRKGKEVVEELLKGISLSLGLEENYIHKRMNVELGCKVFVINYYPPCPKPELVMGLPAHTDHGLLTLLQQNQLGGLQIQHKGKWIPIDPLPNSLLINTGDHMEILTNGKYKSVVHRAVVNTKGTRISVGTAHGPNLDTIVDPAPELVGDDNPALYRSITYRDYILLQQNNELDTKTCLERIRI from the exons ATGTTTAGTGTTAAGGAATTAGTTGAATCAAGTACTACGATGTCTGTTCCCTCCAACTACGTTTGCCATAAAACCCCCGAAGATTCCATGTTGTATTATGAGACGGAGAACATTCCAACAATTGATTTTCACCAACTCACCTCTTCCAATCCCAATGAACGCTCTAAGGCAATCCAACAACTAGGCGATGCATGTCGTGATTGGGGTTTCTTTATG GTAATCAATCACGGTGTATCGGAGACACTAAGGGAGAAGGTGCTTAGGGAAGGTCAGAGCTTCTTTGATCTGAGCAAGGAAGAAAAAATGGAGTTCGCAGGAGAGAAGATACTTGATCCAATAAGATATGGGACAAGCTTCAATGTCATGGTGGACAAGGCACTTTTCTGGAGAGATTATCTCAAATGTCTTGTTCATCCTCACTTCAATGCTCCTTCTAAGCCTCCTGCTCTTAG GGAAACTGTAGAGGAGTACATGAGAAAGGGTAAAGAAGTGGTTGAAGAGTTGCTGAAAGGAATATCTCTAAGCTTAGGGCTTGAAGAAAACTACATACACAAAAGGATGAATGTAGAGTTGGGGTGCAAGGTGTTTGTTATCAACTATTACCCACCATGCCCTAAGCCTGAACTTGTAATGGGTCTTCCTGCACATACAGACCATGGGCTTCTCACTCTTCTGCAGCAAAACCAGCTTGGAGGGCTTCAAATTCAACACAAGGGCAAGTGGATTCCTATCGACCCCTTACCCAACTCCTTACTCATCAATACTGGGGATCACATGGAG ATACTAACGAATGGGAAATACAAGAGCGTTGTTCATCGTGCTGTAGTGAACACAAAAGGCACTAGAATCTCCGTTGGCACTGCACATGGACCCAATCTTGACACCATAGTGGATCCTGCGCCAGAGCTGGTAGGAGATGATAATCCAGCACTATATCGTTCCATCACGTACAGAGATTACATACTGCTTCAGCAAAACAATGAACTCGATACAAAGACTTGCTTGGAACGTATTAGGATCTGA